From one Tsukamurella tyrosinosolvens genomic stretch:
- a CDS encoding AMP-binding protein, producing MTAVPGAAQRPWAGRYETLPAEVDIAFDSALAMFRAGVASHPDQAAIRYFDGAITRRELDELTDALAAGLLAEGFAPGDRLALYLQNVPQFVIGMIAAWKAGGCTVSINPMSRARELENLLLDSGATALIALDDLYEEIAREVVPATAVRTVFTTSGLDLQSRADPRLFPAPRRATPDGATDLLEFIAAHRGEVPPPVAPAPGDTAFLTYTSGTTGKPKGAINTHRNVVFTATVYRDAAKFAPGPDAAVLAIAPLFHITGLIGHIALSMLAPMPMILAYRFDPAVMLETMREHRPTCTIGAVTAFNALLNHADYDRDALASLTSVYSGGAPISPTAARRFAEATGRPLHNAYGLTETTSPMTVSPYGVEIPVDPDSGALSVGLPAPSTVVRIVGDDGADLPLGEIGEIVAEGPQVVAGYWNKPEETAAGIPGGALHSGDVGFMDDRGWVFIVDRKKDMINASGYKVWPREVEDVLAEHPAVREAAVVGVPDEVRGETVRAFVSLMPGADASPEDLIAHCRERMAAYKYPRDVRIVEELPKTVTGKILRRELRDA from the coding sequence GTGACCGCGGTTCCGGGAGCCGCGCAGCGGCCGTGGGCCGGCCGGTACGAGACGCTGCCCGCCGAGGTGGACATCGCCTTCGACAGCGCCCTCGCCATGTTCCGCGCGGGCGTGGCGAGCCACCCCGACCAGGCGGCGATCCGCTACTTCGACGGGGCGATCACCCGCCGCGAGCTGGACGAGCTCACGGACGCTTTGGCCGCCGGCCTGCTCGCCGAGGGCTTCGCACCCGGGGACCGCCTGGCGCTCTACCTGCAGAACGTCCCGCAGTTCGTGATCGGCATGATCGCCGCCTGGAAGGCCGGCGGCTGCACCGTCTCGATCAACCCGATGAGCCGCGCCCGGGAGCTCGAGAACCTGCTCCTCGACTCGGGCGCGACCGCGCTGATCGCGCTCGACGACCTGTACGAGGAGATCGCGCGCGAGGTGGTCCCGGCCACCGCTGTCCGCACGGTCTTCACCACGAGCGGGCTCGACCTGCAGAGCCGCGCCGACCCGCGGCTGTTCCCCGCTCCCCGTCGCGCGACGCCCGACGGCGCGACGGACCTGCTGGAGTTCATCGCGGCGCACCGCGGCGAGGTCCCACCGCCGGTCGCTCCCGCGCCGGGCGACACCGCCTTCCTCACCTACACCTCGGGCACCACGGGCAAGCCGAAGGGCGCGATCAACACCCACCGCAACGTGGTCTTCACCGCGACGGTCTACCGGGACGCGGCGAAGTTCGCGCCCGGCCCCGACGCGGCGGTGCTCGCGATCGCGCCCCTGTTCCACATCACCGGCCTCATCGGGCACATCGCGCTGAGCATGCTCGCCCCGATGCCGATGATCCTGGCCTACCGCTTCGATCCCGCGGTGATGCTGGAGACGATGCGTGAGCACCGCCCCACCTGCACGATCGGCGCGGTGACCGCGTTCAACGCGCTCCTCAACCACGCGGACTACGACCGGGACGCGCTCGCCTCCCTGACGTCCGTGTACTCGGGCGGCGCGCCGATCTCCCCGACGGCCGCGCGACGCTTCGCCGAGGCGACCGGCCGGCCCCTGCACAACGCCTACGGGCTCACCGAGACCACGAGCCCCATGACGGTCTCGCCGTACGGCGTGGAGATCCCCGTCGATCCGGACTCCGGGGCGCTGTCGGTGGGGCTGCCGGCACCGTCGACGGTGGTGCGGATCGTCGGGGACGACGGTGCGGACCTCCCGCTCGGGGAGATCGGCGAGATCGTCGCCGAGGGGCCCCAGGTGGTCGCCGGCTACTGGAACAAGCCCGAGGAGACCGCGGCCGGGATCCCCGGGGGCGCGCTGCACAGCGGCGACGTGGGCTTCATGGACGATCGCGGCTGGGTGTTCATCGTCGACCGCAAGAAGGACATGATCAACGCCTCGGGCTACAAGGTGTGGCCGCGCGAGGTCGAGGACGTGCTCGCCGAGCACCCCGCGGTCCGGGAGGCGGCCGTCGTCGGCGTGCCGGACGAGGTGCGGGGCGAGACGGTGCGCGCCTTCGTCAGCCTGATGCCGGGCGCCGACGCCTCCCCGGAGGACCTGATCGCGCACTGCCGCGAGCGCATGGCCGCCTACAAGTACCCCCGCGACGTCCGGATCGTGGAGGAGCTTCCGAAGACGGTGACCGGGAAGATCCTGCGCCGCGAGCTGCGCGACGCCTGA
- a CDS encoding DUF3375 domain-containing protein, with protein MAQSAAQLYAAFTDNADNDVALRLLRSPHAVAYLALMAARLGTGPVDAEELGDALTVDLQSLQSHFTERARPVPAGPDVLDSWVKAGYVSRTLDDTDREVIQLTRGATTALGQVQAVSLDRNVATETALELVTARLSAVAVTVSADPDDHLRALDQQIAELTQRREALRQGLIPEYDRDKVVDDLKIVSSLAERMPADILGYGEKLREHTRALLTHGLDASDSSEAEAYAKTLQRLFDGHDELANTPEGKAFDAFYTLLSDHRLRRQLETSVASVVHEVELPDDLRDSLTGFLDRMWMQVQRVDEIRGQVYRRINTFVKDGDFLQYQSLRARITEAQRAAVDAFDAASAGRDTGLAVPMSAVDTSSVGALRFHDGVVTLPPEVRETSGEFTIDPARLVGREAIDWDALAAAVNEAVGTSDGATLTDVLAAIDAPRAGDVVGVWSLGARYGTVDEDRLVTVVAHTQRGPREMTVPHVAFAAALPPLTPASAAPEPTTLFEQEA; from the coding sequence ATGGCGCAGTCGGCCGCGCAGCTGTACGCCGCGTTCACGGACAACGCCGACAACGACGTCGCGCTCCGCCTGCTCCGCTCCCCCCACGCCGTCGCCTACCTGGCGCTGATGGCGGCGCGGCTGGGCACGGGCCCCGTCGACGCGGAGGAGCTGGGCGACGCGCTCACCGTCGACCTGCAGTCCCTGCAGAGCCACTTCACCGAGCGCGCGCGTCCGGTCCCCGCCGGCCCGGACGTCCTGGACAGCTGGGTGAAGGCCGGATACGTCTCGCGCACGCTCGACGACACGGACCGCGAAGTCATCCAGCTCACCCGCGGCGCCACGACGGCCCTCGGCCAGGTGCAGGCCGTCTCGCTGGACCGCAACGTCGCGACCGAGACCGCGCTGGAGCTGGTCACGGCGCGGCTGTCGGCGGTCGCGGTCACCGTGAGCGCCGATCCCGACGACCACCTCCGCGCCCTGGACCAGCAGATCGCCGAGCTCACCCAACGTCGCGAGGCCCTGCGCCAGGGCCTCATCCCCGAGTACGACCGCGACAAGGTGGTCGACGACCTCAAGATCGTCAGCTCCCTCGCCGAGCGCATGCCCGCCGACATCCTCGGCTACGGCGAGAAGCTCCGCGAACACACCCGCGCCCTCCTCACCCACGGCCTCGACGCCTCCGACTCCAGCGAGGCCGAGGCCTACGCCAAGACCCTGCAGCGCCTCTTCGACGGACACGACGAGCTCGCGAACACGCCCGAGGGCAAGGCCTTCGACGCCTTCTACACGCTGCTCTCGGACCACCGACTGCGCCGGCAGCTCGAGACCTCCGTCGCCTCCGTCGTGCACGAGGTCGAGCTCCCCGACGACCTGCGCGACTCCCTCACCGGCTTCCTCGACCGCATGTGGATGCAGGTCCAGCGCGTCGACGAGATCCGCGGCCAGGTCTATCGCCGCATCAACACGTTCGTCAAGGACGGCGACTTCCTGCAGTACCAGTCGCTGCGCGCCCGCATCACCGAGGCGCAGCGCGCCGCGGTCGACGCCTTCGACGCCGCCTCCGCGGGCCGCGACACCGGCCTCGCCGTCCCCATGTCGGCCGTCGACACCAGCTCCGTCGGCGCGCTGCGGTTCCACGACGGCGTCGTCACCCTGCCGCCCGAGGTGCGCGAGACCTCCGGCGAGTTCACCATCGACCCCGCCCGCCTCGTCGGCCGGGAGGCGATCGACTGGGACGCGCTCGCCGCCGCCGTCAACGAGGCCGTCGGCACATCCGACGGTGCGACCCTCACCGACGTTCTCGCCGCCATCGACGCGCCCCGCGCAGGCGACGTGGTCGGCGTCTGGTCGCTCGGCGCGCGGTACGGCACCGTCGATGAGGACCGCCTGGTCACCGTCGTCGCGCACACCCAGCGCGGGCCCCGCGAGATGACGGTGCCGCACGTCGCGTTCGCCGCCGCGCTCCCGCCCCTGACCCCCGCCTCGGCCGCGCCCGAGCCCACCACGCTCTTCGAGCAGGAGGCCTGA
- a CDS encoding AraC family transcriptional regulator, protein MPYTIDGLVTGAERRLTGSRAHGAWRDWCSGVHGEFDISFDGDGYRGDVLRQRTEEYQLVSWTSQREHVRRDARGIRNDPRGHYELFMPLKGALHVGGDVTEGALLPGEMVLVSIDSPFVLAHDDDASALALLIPEHRVSRTLGSVAKEGVRLRGGRGLGRVTRDLAAALIDEREQLTAAEFDAACDRAVDLFCLAASGEADGAGTADDDVRAAVLRHVRAHATEPDLSLAGVAAAVGWSARHIQAVLSRTGETFSDAVRGERLDLARDRLTDPRWAARGISFIADSVGYGSASAFSTAFSRRFGRTPRAHRAGAAD, encoded by the coding sequence GTGCCGTACACCATCGACGGCCTGGTCACCGGGGCCGAGCGGCGCCTGACCGGCTCCCGCGCGCACGGCGCGTGGCGCGACTGGTGCAGCGGCGTCCACGGCGAGTTCGACATCTCCTTCGACGGCGACGGCTACCGCGGCGACGTGCTGCGCCAACGCACCGAGGAGTACCAGCTCGTCTCCTGGACCAGCCAGCGCGAGCACGTGCGGCGCGACGCCCGCGGCATCCGCAACGACCCGCGCGGCCACTACGAGCTGTTCATGCCCCTGAAGGGTGCGCTGCACGTCGGCGGCGACGTCACGGAGGGCGCCCTGCTGCCGGGGGAGATGGTGCTCGTCTCCATCGACTCGCCCTTCGTGCTCGCGCACGACGACGACGCCTCGGCGCTCGCCCTGCTCATCCCCGAGCACCGGGTCTCCCGGACGCTCGGTTCGGTCGCCAAGGAGGGGGTACGGCTGCGCGGCGGCCGCGGCTTGGGCCGCGTCACGCGCGACCTGGCGGCGGCGCTGATCGATGAGCGGGAGCAGCTCACCGCCGCCGAGTTCGACGCCGCCTGCGACCGGGCCGTGGACCTGTTCTGCCTCGCGGCGAGCGGTGAGGCCGACGGTGCCGGCACCGCCGACGACGACGTCCGGGCCGCGGTGCTCCGCCACGTGCGCGCGCACGCCACCGAGCCGGATCTCAGCCTGGCCGGGGTCGCGGCGGCCGTCGGCTGGTCGGCCCGGCACATCCAGGCGGTGCTCTCCCGCACGGGCGAGACCTTCTCCGACGCCGTGCGCGGCGAGCGCCTCGACCTCGCCCGGGACCGGCTCACCGATCCGCGCTGGGCCGCACGCGGGATCTCCTTCATCGCCGACTCCGTCGGCTACGGCTCCGCGAGCGCCTTCAGCACGGCGTTCAGCCGGCGGTTCGGCCGCACGCCGCGCGCACACCGCGCCGGCGCAGCCGACTGA
- a CDS encoding DUF4194 domain-containing protein, with protein MTDETQLDDTLDVPADEGLPEIDLADFSIADDEAVKSLRGADTAPRFDGDTSALPNSVCYALQELIAAPHVSSRSKNWAVIEAEETLLRSRLSELNLLLEINRETKHAFTRQVSENDPRQRNLLRAQSLSLAGSVLALFLRLKHLSSPDETAVVERQEMIDHLLTFRPARDTDEAGFVKKADAAINQLETRRLIRRVGTSDRYAVHSVIASLLTPEQVDLYTAAYRDLASTDQDLGEAAAPVDGAEEQDGEDSTVEPENETQEQQ; from the coding sequence ATGACCGACGAGACGCAGCTCGACGACACGCTGGACGTACCCGCCGACGAGGGCCTGCCAGAGATCGACCTCGCCGACTTCAGCATCGCCGACGACGAGGCCGTGAAGTCGCTCCGCGGCGCCGACACCGCGCCGCGGTTCGACGGCGACACCTCCGCCCTGCCGAACTCGGTCTGCTACGCGCTACAGGAACTGATCGCGGCGCCGCACGTCTCGTCGCGGTCGAAGAACTGGGCGGTGATCGAGGCCGAGGAGACGCTGCTGCGCAGCCGGCTCTCCGAACTGAACCTCCTGCTGGAGATCAACCGCGAGACCAAGCACGCCTTCACCCGCCAGGTCAGCGAGAACGACCCGCGGCAGCGGAATCTGCTGCGCGCGCAGAGCCTCTCGCTCGCCGGGTCGGTGCTGGCGCTGTTCCTGCGCCTCAAGCACCTGTCCAGCCCGGACGAGACCGCGGTCGTGGAGCGGCAGGAGATGATCGACCACCTGCTGACCTTCCGACCCGCGCGCGACACCGACGAGGCGGGCTTCGTGAAGAAGGCCGACGCGGCGATCAACCAGCTGGAGACCCGCCGCCTGATCCGCCGAGTCGGCACCAGCGACCGGTACGCCGTGCACTCGGTGATCGCCTCCCTGCTCACCCCCGAGCAGGTGGACCTGTACACCGCCGCGTACCGCGACCTGGCCAGCACCGATCAGGACCTGGGCGAGGCGGCGGCCCCCGTCGACGGAGCAGAAGAGCAGGACGGCGAGGACAGCACCGTCGAACCCGAGAACGAGACGCAGGAGCAGCAGTGA
- a CDS encoding ATP-binding protein: MTRKHLGQYRLTRLQVVNWGTFDGYKDFPIDERGVILTGPSGSGKSSLMDAHSVVLLPTYDQSFNASADMTAKGAKRAARSMADYVRGAWSVNDDEHQQSKVQYLRGDSATWSAVAATYDNGAGNVTTAVAVKWFPGSGTDGASLKSWYQIHSGAFDLLDLQEWATAGFDTRGWRARHSGVESFDTQAAYQDALRRRVGIGTSSAALALLGKAKAMKNVGDLDAFIRTYMLDRPQTYARAERLVENFTQLDEAYRAAARAEAQEKVLRPMPEAYETYRSATVGTTRAADLLGAPVRSYLRGHKLRLLQEQMDRIEGERAGMDAQIARWEDRAEERKMRYNDLLHRLRQEQGEVGVLEAELQSRELQTQARQRAYERFAAAVEKLGERAPESAEEFAALREQVPGIRDRATEAAEALAGRVHSAYTDESDARRAVESVDDELSVLDRRASLLPPALLDQRDVIARATGVPAEDLPYAAELIDVEPDEQATWAGAAERVLRPLATTLLVPAEHQRAVADYVNANRVHGVLTYQVVDGADPTRPEPGSLATKLTVDTASAAGRWLAGAVARAARHTCVDSPDELEKHEQAVTAEGLVKNAGGRFRKDDRRAVADRSQWVLGTNTGSKREALQRRRDELAAVHAKAAEASATLRDDLAEHKAVADSAAGVLGYTSWAELDHWAAKAEAEELADRISDARSGNADLGELELQADNAYGELAEAQTRIGALTETMNRAGTEFDDLLAEFEKIDAESAPKLAEPDEDFLATALWHLLTADEAKPRRLTLDTFGEVRADLRAELERQQAAATAERDAAEARIVRTAEQFLREWPDASTELSADVASAPDFVAVHENLVAHGLAAATEKFRRLITTDVSHSVSNLFKEVDDTHRAITRGIADVNAGLRRVEFNEGTYLQIAYAARPTPEATEFAKLVDDMVRDAPAAKRAEPAAMAAQFKRIRGLVLRLTGDDPESRRWTENVLDVRTGYSFYGKENAAGAEPDAPAVVTYRNTATNSGGEQEKLVAFCLAAALSFALGSHGIDGSNEPAFAPLMLDEAFSKSDERFSAQSLRAFEQFGFQLLIAAPIRMVGIVEPFIGQVILVDKQVTPDGARSDARYATFGELTPSR, translated from the coding sequence GTGACCCGCAAGCATCTCGGCCAGTACCGCCTGACCCGCCTGCAGGTGGTCAACTGGGGCACGTTCGACGGCTACAAGGACTTCCCCATCGACGAGCGGGGCGTGATCCTCACCGGCCCGTCGGGCTCGGGCAAGAGCTCGCTGATGGACGCGCATTCGGTGGTGCTGCTGCCCACGTACGACCAGTCCTTCAACGCCTCCGCCGACATGACTGCCAAGGGCGCCAAGCGCGCCGCCCGCTCCATGGCGGACTACGTCCGCGGCGCGTGGTCGGTCAACGACGACGAGCACCAGCAGTCCAAGGTGCAGTACCTGCGCGGCGATTCGGCCACGTGGTCGGCGGTCGCGGCGACCTACGACAACGGCGCGGGCAACGTCACGACGGCCGTCGCCGTGAAGTGGTTTCCGGGCAGCGGCACCGACGGCGCCTCGCTCAAGTCCTGGTACCAGATCCACTCCGGCGCTTTCGATCTCCTGGACCTGCAGGAGTGGGCGACCGCCGGCTTCGACACCCGGGGCTGGCGCGCGCGGCACAGTGGCGTCGAGTCCTTCGACACCCAGGCCGCCTACCAGGACGCGCTGCGCCGCCGGGTCGGCATCGGCACCTCCAGCGCCGCGCTGGCGCTGCTCGGCAAGGCCAAGGCGATGAAGAACGTCGGCGACCTCGACGCCTTCATCCGCACCTACATGCTGGACCGGCCGCAGACCTACGCCCGCGCCGAGCGCCTCGTGGAGAACTTCACCCAGCTCGACGAGGCCTACCGGGCCGCGGCCCGCGCCGAGGCGCAGGAGAAGGTGCTGCGGCCGATGCCGGAGGCCTACGAGACGTACCGCTCCGCCACCGTCGGCACGACCCGCGCCGCCGACCTGCTCGGCGCGCCCGTGCGGTCCTACCTGCGCGGGCACAAGCTGCGGCTGCTGCAGGAGCAGATGGACCGGATCGAGGGCGAGCGCGCCGGCATGGACGCGCAGATCGCCCGCTGGGAGGACAGGGCCGAGGAGCGCAAGATGCGCTACAACGACCTGCTGCACCGGCTCCGGCAGGAACAGGGCGAGGTCGGGGTGCTCGAGGCCGAGCTGCAGTCGCGCGAGCTGCAGACCCAAGCCCGCCAACGCGCGTACGAGCGGTTCGCCGCCGCCGTGGAGAAGCTGGGCGAGCGCGCGCCGGAGTCGGCGGAGGAGTTCGCCGCGCTGCGCGAGCAGGTCCCCGGCATCCGCGACCGCGCCACCGAGGCCGCCGAGGCCCTCGCCGGGCGCGTGCATTCCGCCTACACGGACGAGTCGGACGCGCGGCGCGCCGTCGAATCCGTCGACGACGAGCTGTCCGTGCTCGACCGCCGCGCCTCGCTGCTGCCGCCCGCCCTGCTCGACCAGCGCGACGTGATCGCCCGCGCCACCGGCGTTCCCGCCGAGGACCTGCCGTACGCGGCGGAGCTGATCGACGTCGAGCCCGACGAGCAGGCGACGTGGGCCGGCGCCGCCGAGCGCGTGCTGCGGCCGCTGGCCACGACGCTGCTCGTGCCCGCCGAGCACCAGCGCGCGGTCGCCGACTACGTCAACGCGAACCGGGTGCACGGCGTGCTCACCTACCAGGTGGTCGACGGTGCCGACCCCACGCGCCCGGAACCCGGCTCCCTGGCCACCAAGCTGACCGTGGACACCGCGAGCGCGGCCGGACGGTGGCTGGCCGGCGCGGTCGCGCGCGCCGCACGGCACACGTGCGTGGACTCCCCCGACGAGCTGGAGAAGCACGAGCAGGCCGTCACCGCCGAGGGCCTCGTCAAGAACGCGGGCGGCCGGTTCCGCAAGGACGACCGCCGCGCCGTCGCCGACCGCTCGCAGTGGGTGCTCGGCACCAACACCGGCAGCAAGCGCGAGGCGCTGCAGCGCCGCCGTGACGAGCTGGCCGCCGTCCACGCCAAGGCCGCCGAGGCGTCGGCGACCCTGCGCGACGACCTCGCCGAGCACAAGGCCGTCGCCGACAGCGCGGCCGGTGTGCTCGGGTACACGTCGTGGGCCGAGCTCGACCACTGGGCGGCGAAGGCCGAGGCCGAGGAGCTGGCCGACCGGATCTCCGACGCCCGCTCCGGCAACGCCGACCTCGGGGAGCTGGAGCTGCAGGCCGACAACGCCTACGGCGAGCTGGCCGAGGCGCAGACCCGCATCGGCGCGCTGACCGAGACCATGAACCGCGCCGGCACGGAGTTCGACGACCTGCTGGCCGAGTTCGAGAAGATCGACGCCGAGAGCGCGCCGAAGCTCGCGGAGCCCGACGAGGACTTCCTCGCCACCGCGCTGTGGCACCTGCTCACGGCCGACGAGGCGAAGCCGCGCCGGCTCACCCTCGACACCTTCGGCGAGGTCCGCGCCGACCTCCGCGCCGAGTTGGAGCGCCAGCAGGCGGCGGCCACCGCCGAACGGGACGCCGCCGAGGCCCGGATCGTCCGCACCGCGGAGCAGTTCCTGCGCGAGTGGCCGGACGCCTCGACCGAGCTGTCCGCCGATGTGGCGTCCGCCCCGGACTTCGTGGCCGTGCACGAGAACCTCGTCGCGCACGGGCTCGCGGCGGCCACGGAGAAGTTCCGGCGGCTCATCACGACCGACGTCAGCCACTCGGTGTCGAACCTGTTCAAGGAGGTCGACGACACGCACCGGGCCATCACCCGCGGCATCGCCGACGTCAACGCGGGCCTGCGCCGGGTGGAGTTCAACGAGGGCACCTACCTGCAGATCGCCTACGCCGCCCGCCCGACGCCGGAGGCCACGGAGTTCGCGAAACTCGTCGACGACATGGTCCGCGACGCCCCCGCCGCGAAGCGGGCGGAGCCGGCGGCGATGGCCGCGCAATTCAAGCGGATCCGAGGCCTGGTGCTGCGCCTGACCGGCGACGACCCCGAGTCGCGCCGGTGGACGGAGAACGTCCTCGACGTCCGCACGGGCTACTCCTTCTACGGCAAGGAGAACGCCGCCGGCGCTGAGCCGGACGCCCCCGCGGTGGTCACCTACCGCAACACCGCCACCAACTCCGGCGGCGAGCAGGAGAAGCTGGTCGCCTTCTGCCTCGCGGCGGCGCTGAGCTTCGCGCTCGGCTCACACGGGATCGACGGATCGAACGAGCCCGCCTTCGCGCCGCTCATGCTCGACGAGGCCTTCAGCAAGTCGGATGAGCGCTTCTCGGCGCAGTCGCTGCGGGCCTTCGAGCAGTTCGGCTTCCAGCTGCTCATCGCCGCCCCGATCCGCATGGTCGGCATCGTCGAGCCGTTCATCGGGCAGGTCATCCTCGTCGACAAGCAGGTCACGCCCGACGGTGCCCGCTCGGACGCCCGGTACGCGACGTTCGGCGAGCTCACCCCGTCGCGCTGA
- a CDS encoding cyclase family protein — protein MTEQTVTAPDLGDLLAQAPSNWGKWGPDDEVGSLNYLGPEQAIAAAALVRSGKVFTLQRLIGDPKGDPVWPGRSPAVRTQIMDEASWDGAEAPQFPGGLHYADDKIDAFLQGSTQYDALGHVWYDGKLWNGYDARTTVGGMDVASVEPIAQRGVVGRGVLLDMARFRGKEHLDTAETFDHTDLEACAAAQGVELRPRDVLLIRTNYLQLFFELGDAFYEGFCEPGLQYSPELVQWFADREIPNLVTDTIANEVTTDQNNGVALTLHCALMRNLGVVFTEITDLEALAADCAADGVYEFMYTAAPLKIAQGSGAPVNPVVVK, from the coding sequence ATGACCGAACAGACCGTGACCGCGCCCGACCTCGGCGACCTGCTCGCCCAGGCACCGTCCAACTGGGGCAAGTGGGGCCCCGACGACGAGGTGGGCTCGCTCAACTACCTCGGCCCGGAGCAGGCGATCGCCGCCGCGGCGCTGGTCCGCAGCGGCAAGGTCTTCACCCTGCAGCGGCTCATCGGCGACCCGAAGGGCGACCCCGTCTGGCCCGGCCGCAGCCCCGCGGTCCGCACGCAGATCATGGACGAGGCCAGCTGGGACGGCGCGGAGGCGCCGCAGTTCCCCGGCGGCCTGCACTACGCCGACGACAAGATCGACGCCTTCCTGCAGGGCTCCACACAGTACGACGCCCTGGGCCACGTCTGGTACGACGGCAAACTGTGGAACGGCTACGACGCCCGCACCACCGTCGGCGGCATGGACGTCGCCAGTGTCGAGCCGATCGCGCAACGCGGCGTCGTGGGCCGCGGCGTGCTGCTCGACATGGCGCGCTTCCGCGGCAAGGAGCACCTCGACACCGCGGAGACCTTCGACCACACCGACCTCGAGGCGTGCGCCGCCGCGCAGGGTGTGGAGCTGCGCCCGCGCGACGTGCTGCTCATCCGCACCAACTACCTGCAGCTCTTCTTCGAGCTCGGCGACGCGTTCTACGAGGGCTTCTGCGAGCCCGGTCTCCAGTACAGCCCGGAGCTGGTGCAGTGGTTCGCCGACCGGGAGATCCCGAACCTGGTGACCGACACCATCGCCAACGAGGTCACCACCGACCAGAACAACGGCGTCGCGCTCACCCTGCACTGCGCGTTGATGCGCAACCTGGGCGTCGTCTTCACCGAGATCACCGACCTCGAGGCCCTGGCCGCGGACTGCGCCGCCGACGGCGTCTACGAGTTCATGTACACCGCCGCCCCGCTGAAGATCGCCCAGGGCAGCGGCGCGCCCGTCAACCCGGTCGTGGTGAAGTGA